A portion of the Thermosulfurimonas sp. F29 genome contains these proteins:
- a CDS encoding IS200/IS605 family accessory protein TnpB-related protein — MITLQCRLSFESKSDQEKVLDLMRRWSACMRYGYQRLIEGRTRNELKRDLPSLFGLNTRYADDAILKAREIFSARKEAGRSVRKVVFGGRKLFEQLKRKHLNGRDRERLKRRWREARQGHLYSRGDRSKHGNLNLRFVWREGTLYLRINVGEREYVYAHVHRKVQVGRRDRDKWTAFVHDLIQAELSGRWFPYSVELKLKDGRLYALVSFEEKRPEVEITKSWGVIGLDVNASPFHLAWAEVKEDGNPVDSGRMDLSHLIGVSGGKKDLLLWETAHRVVEMARKRRRAIVMENLKKLPKGCRGDGAGKLRRRLHQFVYRKLLERIEVLARRNGIEVRKVPAAWSSVVGALKYAPQYGLDRDRAAALVIGRRGLGLWDGIPRNYRRLLSDREFLEYGILRWREKRKALNEELERESNSWKRNRIRREIKRASREIKVLQRHLESLKDPGSDPVFPQGTARGKKSPRGRAGARQKGWRVLRVAVVVPLLGKPFVRDFSPLRRILVSGAGTRATGPPAPVPGAGAAAQFTNVRFG, encoded by the coding sequence GTGATTACTCTTCAATGTCGGCTGAGCTTTGAATCTAAGAGCGATCAGGAGAAAGTTCTGGATCTCATGCGCCGATGGTCGGCCTGCATGCGGTATGGTTATCAGAGACTCATAGAAGGCCGGACTCGAAACGAGCTTAAGCGGGACCTTCCTTCTCTTTTTGGATTGAACACCCGGTATGCGGACGACGCCATTTTGAAGGCGAGAGAGATATTTTCCGCAAGAAAGGAAGCGGGGCGAAGTGTTCGGAAGGTGGTTTTCGGAGGACGGAAACTTTTCGAGCAGTTAAAGAGGAAACATCTTAACGGAAGGGATCGGGAGAGATTGAAGCGAAGATGGCGGGAGGCGAGGCAGGGTCATCTCTATTCCAGAGGAGACCGGTCAAAGCACGGCAATCTCAATCTGCGTTTTGTCTGGAGGGAAGGCACTCTTTATCTTCGGATCAATGTGGGTGAGCGGGAGTATGTATATGCCCATGTGCACCGGAAGGTGCAGGTGGGCCGAAGGGATCGGGACAAATGGACGGCTTTTGTGCACGACCTGATTCAGGCCGAGCTTTCCGGCAGATGGTTCCCTTACTCCGTGGAACTCAAACTCAAAGACGGAAGGCTTTACGCTCTGGTGTCCTTTGAGGAGAAGCGGCCCGAAGTGGAGATCACCAAGAGTTGGGGGGTAATCGGTCTCGATGTGAATGCCAGTCCGTTTCATCTGGCCTGGGCGGAGGTGAAAGAGGATGGGAATCCGGTGGATTCGGGGCGGATGGATCTGTCACACCTGATCGGGGTTTCCGGTGGAAAGAAGGATCTTTTGCTCTGGGAAACGGCTCATCGAGTGGTGGAAATGGCCCGGAAGAGAAGGCGGGCGATAGTGATGGAGAATCTTAAGAAGCTTCCCAAGGGTTGCCGGGGAGACGGAGCGGGCAAGCTCAGGAGGAGGCTTCATCAATTCGTTTATCGGAAATTGCTTGAGCGGATAGAGGTGTTGGCGCGAAGAAATGGAATTGAGGTAAGAAAAGTTCCTGCGGCTTGGAGTTCAGTGGTGGGGGCTTTGAAGTATGCCCCGCAATATGGGCTTGATAGGGACCGGGCGGCGGCGCTGGTGATAGGAAGGCGAGGGCTGGGCTTATGGGACGGAATTCCCCGTAATTACCGGAGGTTGCTTTCGGACAGGGAGTTTTTGGAGTATGGGATTTTGCGGTGGCGGGAGAAGCGGAAGGCTCTTAACGAGGAATTGGAGCGGGAATCGAATTCGTGGAAGCGGAATCGGATTCGGAGGGAGATCAAACGAGCAAGCAGGGAGATAAAGGTGCTTCAAAGGCACCTTGAGAGTTTAAAAGACCCGGGGAGCGATCCGGTCTTCCCGCAGGGGACCGCTCGAGGGAAGAAGTCTCCGAGGGGCCGGGCCGGAGCCCGGCAAAAGGGCTGGAGAGTTCTCCGGGTGGCGGTCGTCGTCCCTCTCCTGGGGAAGCCCTTCGTGAGGGACTTCTCACCCTTGAGGCGGATTTTGGTCTCAGGGGCAGGGACGAGGGCGACGGGACCGCCAGCTCCCGTACCTGGTGCGGGGGCGGCCGCACAATTCACTAATGTGCGGTTTGGTTAA
- a CDS encoding IS607 family transposase yields the protein MLLTAQEVKELYGLHRNTLLNWEKQGLLKPFKTPGGRRRYRKEDIERLLGMFGDQINPEPPKVILYARVSTRKQEEYLKNQIERLKKYAEERGWRYEVISEIASGVNENRRGLQKLLNRVKNGRVEKVVVEYPDRLARFGFNYLKAFFESHGVELIVINGEDHEEDRMRELAEDLIAIVTSFAARVYGARGGKRK from the coding sequence ATATTATTGACTGCACAAGAAGTTAAAGAACTCTACGGTTTGCATCGGAATACGCTTCTGAACTGGGAAAAGCAGGGTCTGTTAAAACCTTTCAAGACGCCTGGAGGGAGACGCAGGTATCGCAAGGAAGACATTGAACGCCTGCTGGGGATGTTTGGAGATCAGATCAATCCGGAGCCTCCGAAAGTGATTCTTTATGCCCGTGTTTCCACCCGCAAGCAGGAAGAATATTTGAAGAACCAAATCGAGCGACTGAAAAAGTATGCGGAGGAAAGAGGCTGGCGATACGAGGTGATTTCGGAAATAGCCAGCGGGGTCAATGAGAACCGGCGCGGTCTTCAGAAACTGCTCAATCGGGTCAAGAACGGCAGGGTGGAGAAGGTGGTGGTGGAGTATCCGGACCGTCTGGCCCGGTTCGGGTTCAATTATTTGAAGGCCTTTTTTGAGAGCCACGGGGTGGAGTTAATCGTGATAAACGGCGAAGACCATGAAGAGGATCGGATGAGGGAGCTTGCGGAGGACCTTATAGCCATAGTGACTTCATTTGCGGCTCGTGTTTATGGCGCCCGTGGAGGGAAGAGAAAGTGA